A genome region from Tachyglossus aculeatus isolate mTacAcu1 chromosome 15, mTacAcu1.pri, whole genome shotgun sequence includes the following:
- the RHOT1 gene encoding mitochondrial Rho GTPase 1 isoform X1 yields MKKDVRILLVGEPRVGKTSLIMSLVSEEFPEEVPPRAEEITIPADVTPERVPTHIVDYSEAEQSDEQLHHEISQANVICIVYAVNNKHSIDKVTSRWIPLINERTDKDSRLPLILVGNKSDLMEYSSMETILPIMNQYTEIETCVECSAKNLKNISELFYYAQKAVLHPTGPLYCPEEKEMKPACIKALTRIFKISDQDNDGTLSDAELNFFQRICFNTPLAPQALEDVKNVVRKNLSDGVADNGLTLKGFLFLHTLFIQRGRHETTWTVLRRFGYDDDLELTPEYLFPPLRIPSDCTTELNHHAYLFLQSIFDKHDLDRDCALSPDELKDLFGVFPYMPWGPDVNSTVCTNERGWITYQGFLSQWTLTTYLDVQRCLEYLGYLGYSILTEQESQASAITVTRDKKIDLQKKQTQRNVFRCNVIGMKSCGKSGVLQALLGRNLMRQRHIREDHKSYYAINTVYVYGQEKYLLLHDISESEFLTDTEIMCDAVCLVYDVSNPKSFEYCARIFKQHFMDSRIPCLIVAAKSDLHEVKQEYSISPTDFCRKHKMPPPQAFTCNTADAPSKDIFVKLTTMAMYPHARLRCMCTCNRCTFCICQNFLNSDLLQSVKNKLFTAVLNRLRALLAEWGTMLLADDQGSIIHQVHAVSSVEDSIFMESSHGPHFSEARHVTQADLKSSTFWLRASFGATVFAVLGFAMYKALLKQR; encoded by the exons GTCCCTCCCCGCGCAGAAGAAATCACCATCCCCGCCGATGTCACCCCGGAGAGAGTTCCGACGCATATTGTCGATTACTCAG AAGCAGAGCAGAGTGATGAACAACTCCATCATGAAATATCCCAG GCTAACGTCATCTGCATAGTGTATGCGGTTAACAACAAGCATTCTATTGATAAG GTGACCAGCCGGTGGATTCCCCTCATCAATGAGAGAACAGACAAAGACAGCAG ACTCCCTTTGATACTGGTCGGAAACAAGTCTGATCTCATGGAATATAGTAGTATGgagaccatccttcccatcatgaACCAGTATACAGAGATAGAAACCTGTGTGGAG TGTTCAGCCAAAAACTTGAAGAACATCTCAGAGCTGTTTTATTATGCGCAAAAAGCTGTCCTACATCCAACAGGACCTCTCTACTGTCCAGAGGAAAAAGAG ATGAAACCGGCATGTATAAAAGCTCTTACTCGCATCTTCAAAATATCTGATCAGGATAACGACGGAACGTTGAGTGATGCTGAACTCAACTTCTTTCAg AGAATTTGTTTTAACACTCCATTAGCTCCTCAAGCCTTGGAAGATGTCAAGAATGTAGTCAGAAAAAATCTAAGTGATGGAGTGGCTGACAATGGATTGACACTAAAAG gcttTCTTTTTCTACACACACTTTttatccagagggggagacatgaaACCACCTGGACGGTGTTGCGTCGGTTTGGTTATGACGACGATCTGGAGCTCACGCCTGAATACCTATTCCCTCC gCTAAGAATACCTTCCGACTGCACTACAGAGTTGAATCATCATGCATATTTGTTTCTCCAAAGCATTTTTGACAAGCACGATTTG GATAGAGACTGTGCTTTGTCCCCTGACGAGCTCAAAGATTTATTCGGAGTCTTCCCTTACATGCCCTGGGGTCCTGATGTGAACAGTACAGTCTGTACAAATGAAAGGGGCTGGATAACGTACCAGGGGTTTCTTTCACAGTGGAC GCTAACCACCTATTTAGATGTTCAGCGCTGTCTGGAGTACTTGGGCTATTTAGGCTACTCAATACTGACTGAACAAGAGTCTCAAGCCTCCGCGATTACAG TAACTCGAGATAAGAAGATTGATCTCCAGAAGAAGCAGACCCAAAGAAATGTGTTCAGATGTAATGTCATTGGAATGAAGAGTTGTGGGAAAAGCGGAGTTCTTCAGGCCCTTCTTGGAAGAAATCTAATG AGACAGAGGCACATTCGTGAGGACCACAAATCCTATTATGCGATTAATACCGTTTATGTGTATGGACAAGAGAAATACTTGTTG TTGCACGATATCTCTGAGTCTGAATTTTTAACCGACACCGAGATCATGTGTGATGCTGTGTGCCTGGTGTATGACGTCAGTAATCCCAAATCTTTTGAATACTGCGCCCGGATTTTTAAG CAACATTTCATGGACAGCAGAATACCCTGTTTAATCGTAGCTGCCAAGTCAGACCTTCATGAAGTCAAGCAAGAGTACAGTATTTCACCTACGGATTTCTGCCGAAAACACAAAATGCCTCCACCCCAAGCCTTCACTTGCAATACTGCTGATGCACCGAGTAAGGATATCTTTGTGAAATTGACAACGATGGCCATGTACCC CCATGCCCGGTTACGCTGTATGTGCACCTGCAACAGGTGTACATTTTGCATCTGTCAGAACTTCCTCAACTCAGACTTGCTGCAATCTGTAAAGAACAAACTCTTCACTGCAGTTCTTAACAG GTTAAGAGCCCTGTTAGCCGAGTGGGGTACCATGCTGTTGGCAGACGACCAAGGCAGTATTATTCACCAGGTGCACGCCGTCAGCTCCGTGGAAGATTCCATCTTCATGGAGTCATCTCATGGTCCACATTTTTCTGAAGCCAG GCACGTGACACAAGCTGACCTCAAGAGCTCTACATTTTGGCTTCGAGCAAGTTTTGGTGCTACAGTTTTTGCAGTTTTGGGGTTTgccatgtacaaagcattgttgaaACAGCGGTGA
- the RHOT1 gene encoding mitochondrial Rho GTPase 1 isoform X4 produces the protein MKKDVRILLVGEPRVGKTSLIMSLVSEEFPEEVPPRAEEITIPADVTPERVPTHIVDYSEAEQSDEQLHHEISQANVICIVYAVNNKHSIDKVTSRWIPLINERTDKDSRLPLILVGNKSDLMEYSSMETILPIMNQYTEIETCVECSAKNLKNISELFYYAQKAVLHPTGPLYCPEEKEMKPACIKALTRIFKISDQDNDGTLSDAELNFFQRICFNTPLAPQALEDVKNVVRKNLSDGVADNGLTLKGFLFLHTLFIQRGRHETTWTVLRRFGYDDDLELTPEYLFPPLRIPSDCTTELNHHAYLFLQSIFDKHDLDRDCALSPDELKDLFGVFPYMPWGPDVNSTVCTNERGWITYQGFLSQWTLTTYLDVQRCLEYLGYLGYSILTEQESQASAITVTRDKKIDLQKKQTQRNVFRCNVIGMKSCGKSGVLQALLGRNLMRQRHIREDHKSYYAINTVYVYGQEKYLLLHDISESEFLTDTEIMCDAVCLVYDVSNPKSFEYCARIFKQHFMDSRIPCLIVAAKSDLHEVKQEYSISPTDFCRKHKMPPPQAFTCNTADAPSKDIFVKLTTMAMYPHVTQADLKSSTFWLRASFGATVFAVLGFAMYKALLKQR, from the exons GTCCCTCCCCGCGCAGAAGAAATCACCATCCCCGCCGATGTCACCCCGGAGAGAGTTCCGACGCATATTGTCGATTACTCAG AAGCAGAGCAGAGTGATGAACAACTCCATCATGAAATATCCCAG GCTAACGTCATCTGCATAGTGTATGCGGTTAACAACAAGCATTCTATTGATAAG GTGACCAGCCGGTGGATTCCCCTCATCAATGAGAGAACAGACAAAGACAGCAG ACTCCCTTTGATACTGGTCGGAAACAAGTCTGATCTCATGGAATATAGTAGTATGgagaccatccttcccatcatgaACCAGTATACAGAGATAGAAACCTGTGTGGAG TGTTCAGCCAAAAACTTGAAGAACATCTCAGAGCTGTTTTATTATGCGCAAAAAGCTGTCCTACATCCAACAGGACCTCTCTACTGTCCAGAGGAAAAAGAG ATGAAACCGGCATGTATAAAAGCTCTTACTCGCATCTTCAAAATATCTGATCAGGATAACGACGGAACGTTGAGTGATGCTGAACTCAACTTCTTTCAg AGAATTTGTTTTAACACTCCATTAGCTCCTCAAGCCTTGGAAGATGTCAAGAATGTAGTCAGAAAAAATCTAAGTGATGGAGTGGCTGACAATGGATTGACACTAAAAG gcttTCTTTTTCTACACACACTTTttatccagagggggagacatgaaACCACCTGGACGGTGTTGCGTCGGTTTGGTTATGACGACGATCTGGAGCTCACGCCTGAATACCTATTCCCTCC gCTAAGAATACCTTCCGACTGCACTACAGAGTTGAATCATCATGCATATTTGTTTCTCCAAAGCATTTTTGACAAGCACGATTTG GATAGAGACTGTGCTTTGTCCCCTGACGAGCTCAAAGATTTATTCGGAGTCTTCCCTTACATGCCCTGGGGTCCTGATGTGAACAGTACAGTCTGTACAAATGAAAGGGGCTGGATAACGTACCAGGGGTTTCTTTCACAGTGGAC GCTAACCACCTATTTAGATGTTCAGCGCTGTCTGGAGTACTTGGGCTATTTAGGCTACTCAATACTGACTGAACAAGAGTCTCAAGCCTCCGCGATTACAG TAACTCGAGATAAGAAGATTGATCTCCAGAAGAAGCAGACCCAAAGAAATGTGTTCAGATGTAATGTCATTGGAATGAAGAGTTGTGGGAAAAGCGGAGTTCTTCAGGCCCTTCTTGGAAGAAATCTAATG AGACAGAGGCACATTCGTGAGGACCACAAATCCTATTATGCGATTAATACCGTTTATGTGTATGGACAAGAGAAATACTTGTTG TTGCACGATATCTCTGAGTCTGAATTTTTAACCGACACCGAGATCATGTGTGATGCTGTGTGCCTGGTGTATGACGTCAGTAATCCCAAATCTTTTGAATACTGCGCCCGGATTTTTAAG CAACATTTCATGGACAGCAGAATACCCTGTTTAATCGTAGCTGCCAAGTCAGACCTTCATGAAGTCAAGCAAGAGTACAGTATTTCACCTACGGATTTCTGCCGAAAACACAAAATGCCTCCACCCCAAGCCTTCACTTGCAATACTGCTGATGCACCGAGTAAGGATATCTTTGTGAAATTGACAACGATGGCCATGTACCC GCACGTGACACAAGCTGACCTCAAGAGCTCTACATTTTGGCTTCGAGCAAGTTTTGGTGCTACAGTTTTTGCAGTTTTGGGGTTTgccatgtacaaagcattgttgaaACAGCGGTGA
- the RHOT1 gene encoding mitochondrial Rho GTPase 1 isoform X3, translated as MKKDVRILLVGEPRVGKTSLIMSLVSEEFPEEVPPRAEEITIPADVTPERVPTHIVDYSEAEQSDEQLHHEISQANVICIVYAVNNKHSIDKVTSRWIPLINERTDKDSRLPLILVGNKSDLMEYSSMETILPIMNQYTEIETCVECSAKNLKNISELFYYAQKAVLHPTGPLYCPEEKEMKPACIKALTRIFKISDQDNDGTLSDAELNFFQRICFNTPLAPQALEDVKNVVRKNLSDGVADNGLTLKGFLFLHTLFIQRGRHETTWTVLRRFGYDDDLELTPEYLFPPLRIPSDCTTELNHHAYLFLQSIFDKHDLDRDCALSPDELKDLFGVFPYMPWGPDVNSTVCTNERGWITYQGFLSQWTLTTYLDVQRCLEYLGYLGYSILTEQESQASAITVTRDKKIDLQKKQTQRNVFRCNVIGMKSCGKSGVLQALLGRNLMRQRHIREDHKSYYAINTVYVYGQEKYLLLHDISESEFLTDTEIMCDAVCLVYDVSNPKSFEYCARIFKQHFMDSRIPCLIVAAKSDLHEVKQEYSISPTDFCRKHKMPPPQAFTCNTADAPSKDIFVKLTTMAMYPHARLRCMCTCNRCTFCICQNFLNSDLLQSVKNKLFTAVLNRHVTQADLKSSTFWLRASFGATVFAVLGFAMYKALLKQR; from the exons GTCCCTCCCCGCGCAGAAGAAATCACCATCCCCGCCGATGTCACCCCGGAGAGAGTTCCGACGCATATTGTCGATTACTCAG AAGCAGAGCAGAGTGATGAACAACTCCATCATGAAATATCCCAG GCTAACGTCATCTGCATAGTGTATGCGGTTAACAACAAGCATTCTATTGATAAG GTGACCAGCCGGTGGATTCCCCTCATCAATGAGAGAACAGACAAAGACAGCAG ACTCCCTTTGATACTGGTCGGAAACAAGTCTGATCTCATGGAATATAGTAGTATGgagaccatccttcccatcatgaACCAGTATACAGAGATAGAAACCTGTGTGGAG TGTTCAGCCAAAAACTTGAAGAACATCTCAGAGCTGTTTTATTATGCGCAAAAAGCTGTCCTACATCCAACAGGACCTCTCTACTGTCCAGAGGAAAAAGAG ATGAAACCGGCATGTATAAAAGCTCTTACTCGCATCTTCAAAATATCTGATCAGGATAACGACGGAACGTTGAGTGATGCTGAACTCAACTTCTTTCAg AGAATTTGTTTTAACACTCCATTAGCTCCTCAAGCCTTGGAAGATGTCAAGAATGTAGTCAGAAAAAATCTAAGTGATGGAGTGGCTGACAATGGATTGACACTAAAAG gcttTCTTTTTCTACACACACTTTttatccagagggggagacatgaaACCACCTGGACGGTGTTGCGTCGGTTTGGTTATGACGACGATCTGGAGCTCACGCCTGAATACCTATTCCCTCC gCTAAGAATACCTTCCGACTGCACTACAGAGTTGAATCATCATGCATATTTGTTTCTCCAAAGCATTTTTGACAAGCACGATTTG GATAGAGACTGTGCTTTGTCCCCTGACGAGCTCAAAGATTTATTCGGAGTCTTCCCTTACATGCCCTGGGGTCCTGATGTGAACAGTACAGTCTGTACAAATGAAAGGGGCTGGATAACGTACCAGGGGTTTCTTTCACAGTGGAC GCTAACCACCTATTTAGATGTTCAGCGCTGTCTGGAGTACTTGGGCTATTTAGGCTACTCAATACTGACTGAACAAGAGTCTCAAGCCTCCGCGATTACAG TAACTCGAGATAAGAAGATTGATCTCCAGAAGAAGCAGACCCAAAGAAATGTGTTCAGATGTAATGTCATTGGAATGAAGAGTTGTGGGAAAAGCGGAGTTCTTCAGGCCCTTCTTGGAAGAAATCTAATG AGACAGAGGCACATTCGTGAGGACCACAAATCCTATTATGCGATTAATACCGTTTATGTGTATGGACAAGAGAAATACTTGTTG TTGCACGATATCTCTGAGTCTGAATTTTTAACCGACACCGAGATCATGTGTGATGCTGTGTGCCTGGTGTATGACGTCAGTAATCCCAAATCTTTTGAATACTGCGCCCGGATTTTTAAG CAACATTTCATGGACAGCAGAATACCCTGTTTAATCGTAGCTGCCAAGTCAGACCTTCATGAAGTCAAGCAAGAGTACAGTATTTCACCTACGGATTTCTGCCGAAAACACAAAATGCCTCCACCCCAAGCCTTCACTTGCAATACTGCTGATGCACCGAGTAAGGATATCTTTGTGAAATTGACAACGATGGCCATGTACCC CCATGCCCGGTTACGCTGTATGTGCACCTGCAACAGGTGTACATTTTGCATCTGTCAGAACTTCCTCAACTCAGACTTGCTGCAATCTGTAAAGAACAAACTCTTCACTGCAGTTCTTAACAG GCACGTGACACAAGCTGACCTCAAGAGCTCTACATTTTGGCTTCGAGCAAGTTTTGGTGCTACAGTTTTTGCAGTTTTGGGGTTTgccatgtacaaagcattgttgaaACAGCGGTGA
- the RHOT1 gene encoding mitochondrial Rho GTPase 1 isoform X2: MKKDVRILLVGEPRVGKTSLIMSLVSEEFPEEVPPRAEEITIPADVTPERVPTHIVDYSEAEQSDEQLHHEISQANVICIVYAVNNKHSIDKVTSRWIPLINERTDKDSRLPLILVGNKSDLMEYSSMETILPIMNQYTEIETCVECSAKNLKNISELFYYAQKAVLHPTGPLYCPEEKEMKPACIKALTRIFKISDQDNDGTLSDAELNFFQRICFNTPLAPQALEDVKNVVRKNLSDGVADNGLTLKGFLFLHTLFIQRGRHETTWTVLRRFGYDDDLELTPEYLFPPLRIPSDCTTELNHHAYLFLQSIFDKHDLDRDCALSPDELKDLFGVFPYMPWGPDVNSTVCTNERGWITYQGFLSQWTLTTYLDVQRCLEYLGYLGYSILTEQESQASAITVTRDKKIDLQKKQTQRNVFRCNVIGMKSCGKSGVLQALLGRNLMRQRHIREDHKSYYAINTVYVYGQEKYLLLHDISESEFLTDTEIMCDAVCLVYDVSNPKSFEYCARIFKQHFMDSRIPCLIVAAKSDLHEVKQEYSISPTDFCRKHKMPPPQAFTCNTADAPSKDIFVKLTTMAMYPHARLRCMCTCNRCTFCICQNFLNSDLLQSVKNKLFTAVLNRTERNTPVEVEIFPFGSIPSIPSENKKFSSSFNILPCIQEVQHHSPGPV; encoded by the exons GTCCCTCCCCGCGCAGAAGAAATCACCATCCCCGCCGATGTCACCCCGGAGAGAGTTCCGACGCATATTGTCGATTACTCAG AAGCAGAGCAGAGTGATGAACAACTCCATCATGAAATATCCCAG GCTAACGTCATCTGCATAGTGTATGCGGTTAACAACAAGCATTCTATTGATAAG GTGACCAGCCGGTGGATTCCCCTCATCAATGAGAGAACAGACAAAGACAGCAG ACTCCCTTTGATACTGGTCGGAAACAAGTCTGATCTCATGGAATATAGTAGTATGgagaccatccttcccatcatgaACCAGTATACAGAGATAGAAACCTGTGTGGAG TGTTCAGCCAAAAACTTGAAGAACATCTCAGAGCTGTTTTATTATGCGCAAAAAGCTGTCCTACATCCAACAGGACCTCTCTACTGTCCAGAGGAAAAAGAG ATGAAACCGGCATGTATAAAAGCTCTTACTCGCATCTTCAAAATATCTGATCAGGATAACGACGGAACGTTGAGTGATGCTGAACTCAACTTCTTTCAg AGAATTTGTTTTAACACTCCATTAGCTCCTCAAGCCTTGGAAGATGTCAAGAATGTAGTCAGAAAAAATCTAAGTGATGGAGTGGCTGACAATGGATTGACACTAAAAG gcttTCTTTTTCTACACACACTTTttatccagagggggagacatgaaACCACCTGGACGGTGTTGCGTCGGTTTGGTTATGACGACGATCTGGAGCTCACGCCTGAATACCTATTCCCTCC gCTAAGAATACCTTCCGACTGCACTACAGAGTTGAATCATCATGCATATTTGTTTCTCCAAAGCATTTTTGACAAGCACGATTTG GATAGAGACTGTGCTTTGTCCCCTGACGAGCTCAAAGATTTATTCGGAGTCTTCCCTTACATGCCCTGGGGTCCTGATGTGAACAGTACAGTCTGTACAAATGAAAGGGGCTGGATAACGTACCAGGGGTTTCTTTCACAGTGGAC GCTAACCACCTATTTAGATGTTCAGCGCTGTCTGGAGTACTTGGGCTATTTAGGCTACTCAATACTGACTGAACAAGAGTCTCAAGCCTCCGCGATTACAG TAACTCGAGATAAGAAGATTGATCTCCAGAAGAAGCAGACCCAAAGAAATGTGTTCAGATGTAATGTCATTGGAATGAAGAGTTGTGGGAAAAGCGGAGTTCTTCAGGCCCTTCTTGGAAGAAATCTAATG AGACAGAGGCACATTCGTGAGGACCACAAATCCTATTATGCGATTAATACCGTTTATGTGTATGGACAAGAGAAATACTTGTTG TTGCACGATATCTCTGAGTCTGAATTTTTAACCGACACCGAGATCATGTGTGATGCTGTGTGCCTGGTGTATGACGTCAGTAATCCCAAATCTTTTGAATACTGCGCCCGGATTTTTAAG CAACATTTCATGGACAGCAGAATACCCTGTTTAATCGTAGCTGCCAAGTCAGACCTTCATGAAGTCAAGCAAGAGTACAGTATTTCACCTACGGATTTCTGCCGAAAACACAAAATGCCTCCACCCCAAGCCTTCACTTGCAATACTGCTGATGCACCGAGTAAGGATATCTTTGTGAAATTGACAACGATGGCCATGTACCC CCATGCCCGGTTACGCTGTATGTGCACCTGCAACAGGTGTACATTTTGCATCTGTCAGAACTTCCTCAACTCAGACTTGCTGCAATCTGTAAAGAACAAACTCTTCACTGCAGTTCTTAACAG AACAGAGCGGAACACTCCTGTAGAAGTTGAGATTTTCCCATTTGGATCCATTCCATCCATTCCGAGTGAGAATAAGAAGTTTTCCAGTAGTTTCAATATTCTACCCTGTATTCAGGAGGTCCAGCACCACTCCCCCGGCCCAGTCTGA